The sequence tttaggTGGACAGCTGCCTGGTTGCTCGTGGTAACGCTGCGCCATGCCTTTCCCCTTTGGCAAGTCCCACAAGTCGCCGGCGGACATCGTCAAGAACCTCAAGGACAGCATGACGGTGCTCGAGAAGCACGACATTTCTGACAAAAAGGCCGAGAAGGTAACGGCGAATCTCGCGCAAATCCACCCCTCCGTCACTTTTGGGGATTCATCGCCTCATCGCTTGTTTTAGTGGGGTTGAAAATGAGCTTCTGACCCTTGAAATGACatcatgtgtctgtgtttcagGCCACAGAGGAGGTGTCAAAAAGCTTGGTGGCCATGAAGGAGATTCTCTATGGGACCAATGAGAAAGAGCCCCAGACGGAGGCAGTGGCCCAGCTGGCCCAGGAGCTCTACAACAGTGGCCTGCTCAGCACGCTCGTCGCGGACCTCCAGCTCATCGACTTTGAGGTGAGACGTTCAGGGACGCTCGTGGTTTTGAAAGTGTACACATCTGCCCTTTGGCGATACGTGGGCAAACTCCCGTCTGCCTCCATATGTCAGACCGGTGCTGTGTCATAACTGCTGCTGCAGGCCTTCCCTGACTCACCCTATCACAGCGTGACTCACTGGGCTGTGAGATCACTCTCTTCCATTTTTACCCTCTCTAATCCTCGCTAAAAAACAGCTGTTGAAGAATTGCAAATCATACAAGCGTGCCGCATAGAAATGTGAAAGCGATTCAACATTTTGAGTTGTGCACACGTTTGGTGCCTGGTTTATATACGAGGCCTTTTGGTCATAAGagaacatttatttatcttttctcTGCTAAAACCCCTTTATTTGCATACTGCATTCTCAGTTTAGAAGTTTATTGTATGCATGCGTCTGCTTCATCGTGCCCTTTTCACTCATACTTTATCTGTTGCCTCCAGGGTAAGAAAGATGTGGCTCAAATCTTCAACAACATCTTGAGGCGTCAGATTGGCACCCGGACGCCCACGGTGGAATACCTCTGCACCCAGCAGAACATCCTCTTCATGTTGCTCAAAGGGTACGAAGAAGGCACACAGACGTGACCTTTTAGACGTTTTACTTTATTATGTTATGTTCACCCCTTATTGAAAAGAGCAGGCACATAGGAAGTGATTGAAATGTTCTGGTCACTATAATACATTATCTGATGTTATTAATAGGTGACATCTGCCCAAGTGAATTATTGTCACTTGTTTGTTGCAGACTTTCAAAGCCAATGACAGGAATACATAGAAACGGGTTGATTTGATGGCTCTGTTACGTGGCccctaatttcttttttttaaacacatttcaacAGAACATATTTAACCCTAATTTGCAGAACTGGTACAGTTTTATTTGGTGTCAATACATTTATGTTACAAAAcctctacaaagagacatgcaaCTACTCCAAAGAGACATGCAAACAACTAGAAAGAGACatgcaacaactacaaagagacatgcaactactacaaagagacatgcaaCAACTCCAAAGAGACATGCAACAACTCCAAAGAGACatgcaacaactacaaagagacatgcaactactacaaagagacatgcaacaactacaaagatgcatgaaacgactacaaagagacatgcaactactacaaagagacatgcaacgactacaaagagacatgcaaCAACTCCAAAGAGACatgcaacaactacaaagagacatgcaactactacaaagagacatgcaacaactacaaagatgcatgaaacgactacaaagagacatgcaactactacaaagagacatgcaacgactacaaagagacatgcaacgactacaaagagacatgcaacaactacagagagacatgcaacaactacaaagaggcaTGCAGCGACTACAAAAAAGCAtgcaacgactacaaagagacatgcaacaactacaaagagacatgcaaCAACTAAAAAGAGACatgcaacaactacaaagagacatgcaaCTACTCCAAAGAGACATGCAACTACTACAAAGAGGCATGaagcgactacaaagagacgtgTTGGGGTTCTTGGTGTCCAGGGGTCCGTTGTCCCCTAACCCACCAGTCGTAGGCTCCTAAATGATGAGTCCTTGTCACGCGTCGTCTCGTGCAGGTACGAGTCTTCGGAGATCGCCCTGAACTGCGGCATCATGCTGAGAGAGTGCATCCGACACGAGCCGCTGGCCAAAATCACGCTGCTGTCGGAGCAGTTTTACGACTTCTTCAGATACGTGGAGATGTCCACCTTCGACATCGCCTCAGACGcattcgccactttcaaagtgaGTCGTCTCGTGGGTTTTCGTCTCTCTGCCCCAGCCCCCGCTTGTGTTTAAACATTGACACTAACATATTTAGAGGTTGGGCTGTGATGATGGTGTTTATATACAAAGTTATGCCCCGATTTTGGTTACAAACAAAGTACTACTACTGGTTATATGCAAAGTTATGCCATGATTTTGGTATCATTTAATCCACTAGCAGTCGGGTGCTGGTTGTCCAGACTTCTATCAGTCTCAGTTTTAAACTGGCATTTTAAAAGAGGAAATCTTTGGCTGTgttaacacatttttattttgtccaaTAAAGAATTTATTTTCAAACATAATTGCAACAGATAAACCAGTCGTCTTATGATTTTGAAAATGATTATGTCAAGAAATATCACTTACAACAACTGTAacccaaaacatgtttttcttattttgatGGGGCTGGGGGATCATTTTTTCTCTAATTTTAAGGATTATTTCTGCATGTGCTTTAGAGATTTGACAAATGGGATGGGTCGAACTGATGACCCATTAAGTCTGAATGCACTTCTCATGATCTGCACTCCTCTGCTTTCAGGACCTCCTCACGAGACACAAGCTGCTGAGTGCAGAGTTCCTGGAGCAGCATTATGACAGAGTGAGTCCCCGATTACCCAAACCCGGCATTTAAGAGGCCTGAAGATTCACCCACAGTGAGAGGGAAGGAGTAAAGTGCTCTCTTGGTTATGTGTGGCCGTGAAGAGATGATGAGTCTTCACCACTGACCTTTCATTGGCAACTGagtagggatgggaatcgagaaccggttctgttttagaaccggttcccagtaaaccgattgtttgggatcgtcagccaaattctttaacggttctgctaacggtcctctgtggcgttgcacatgcgcaaacttttttagtttcttcttcagactgcagcaaacatggcaacgaggcagaagcgttctaaagtttggctctatttcacacgacaaaaagggctagtgtgaggtgagagtgtgctcacctgtgagcgcgcatcacggctgagcgcaGCGcacgcagacagcatttaacggagcggagcattgcgtgcgctctgatcgctcttttaatgaagtatcgatactaaaaatatgctaaatcacatcgtttttaacggacgggtactttgttagcatcgctacaccgtgcagcgtgacagcagcagatgtagcggactaacattcaagctaacctaacttcccaaacgctgtggacatctgaacgctgattggccgagacgcgacacgtcccatcaaagatgatttattgcgaagagcaccacttcacattttctccgcgtctcactgcaatctcaaaggcagcgggccaggtgaaaataataataaatcggaacgcgtctctggtattgttcagggggccggtccaaatgtggaggcgggccgtagtttggggaccactggtccaaggtaaactcctccaaagtgatcacaaccactcactgtgtgaagccatttgcctttattgtgtgtagtcgatcaagttatcttctgtccttcgtttgaagcatacatttgagctccggcattggtctcccattattgatcacttcacgtttggatagtaatttctaggaacatgtttaaattaaacagaatacattttatttaagttatgtaagttttattttaagttcaagaggaatatatataaatgtttttggttatttaattttttttaaatgtgtatatacatactctatatggtgtgtgcaacattatagaaaagaaaattaatgtaaataaacccgtttgtgctctttttttcaccccttgcccaataagaatcgataaaagaatcgatatcgaatcgataagcaggtatcgataaggcatcggaatcgttaaaatcttatcaattctcatccctacaaCTGAGCGAGTGAATATGAGAACAGATCGCACGCTGTTATTGAACCAGATTCTACTTTTTTAAGATATTCATCAGAACAGTAGAGCTGGAGCAAAGAATCATTCATTCATCTTTTGTTACTCTGAAATGACTCTGCTGCGTTATTTAGATACCTACAAGTCGATTAAAGCTTTTAGGACCTTTTAGCGGAATTAAATGTTCAAAAAATCACTATTTCTAAGTTGTTATTATACTTAAATTAAgggaaataataattatataattctCTGTCTCAACCTTCTGGCACAGAAACCAATATTGTACGACATTCGAcctgtaaatatacattttaaactcACATTTACATTGTGATCTTTAAGTGGGACCATGGACCAATAACAGAAAGGTATTGCaactttaaatatgacattaagTGTAAATAAGTAAAGTGTGCACAAAGGCCGTGTCTCGTATTAGAGTTTAAAAGTGTTGAATTaatttaaactaaatgtcaGAGCAGCAGATACAGAAATGGACTCCAGTAAACAACTGATgtcaaaccccccaaaatatTTTCTTACACATGACAAAGATGCAATTGTGAAAACCGCTGCTTGATGCATGTAGATGACTCTTCCTCTCGTTTtattcccccctcctctctctctctttctttctctgtagTTCTTCAGTGAATATGAGAAGTTACTCCACTCAGAAAACTACGTGACTAAAAGGCAGTCCCTCAAGGTAAGGGCCAGTAAACAGGTCTCATGTAGTAAGAGAGCTATTTAAAGACGGGTCTGGTCAGAGTGTTTGGTTTCTGTAAACCcttccacctccatctcctcgTCTTGAccgccacctagtggtgggaCCGCGTAACTGCAGCCCCTTAAAAAAGATCTGGTGTTTTTACCACGCCGTGGCTCCGTGAATGTTCTGAAGCCTTAATCTGTTAACAAATTATTAACCCCGATTGCAACCCGCGatctattttatttgttattgattTGTGATACGGTTTAAAGTTCACGAAGGATTAAAACTGGCCAATGTTTTaagttaaaaacatttttaaaaagcaaggTCCAAACTCGAATTTAATATCTATTTCTGTGGCTCTAGTTGCTGGGTGAGTTGCTTCTCGACCGGCACAATTTCACCATAATGACGAAATACATCAGCCGGCCGGAGAATCTGAAACTCATGATGAACCTGCTCCGGGACAAGAGCCGCAACATCCAGTTTGAGGCCTTCCACGTTTTCAAGGTAAGAGtaatgttggagctatttaatttgacatttgtatttaggttttattgtaaagtaatattgcttatttattgcttatttcggttatattttgatatgttagttgtttcttatgatagttgtagtttattttaatatatttagttgtaggttcactgattgggtaacactgggcacctgtggttatatgtagaggtgggtaggcacaggaccagcatgcaccagggtggccaatggttttttaccacagcacagaaaggaagtgtcaacattttgtttgttcttttttgttggtttaagaaataaattatcagaataataacaggcggaaatggacattacctTTTTTTGAATGCGTCAACAccgaaacccacggtgcatcagtggcggtttgacttatagttttgtttgatttcgtaCGACAAATGGTAAGTAGAATCtccgtgttgtttttttaaccacgTCGGCGATTTTGTCCCCCCGTCTGCTTGTGATTGACGTACCTCTCCCTCGCCGGCCAGGTGTTTGTGGCCAACCCCAACAAGACGCAGCCCATCCTGGACATCCTGCTGAAGAACCAAGCCAAGCTCATCGAGTTCCTCAGCAAGTTCCAGAACGACAGAACGGAGGACGAACAGTTCAACGACGAAAAGACTTACCTGGTCAAACAGATCAGGGACCTCAAGAGGCCCGCCCCCCAGGAGGCCTGAGGAAAGGgtgcagaggggggaggggggagggggaggagccaccagGACCACGTCTGGACAACGTCCAGATGACGTCTGCCGAACGGACCCGTCGgcagctcctgctgctgctgctgctctgggtttttttgaacaaaaaaattgaagaaataaatgcaaccccccccccccattcattCACTCACCAACTCATCAGGAAGTCGCCAGCTCCTCAGTGGACATTTGATTACTTTATTTTTGttggtctttttcttcttcttcttctttccccgcAAAAGAAATACGTGAAAATAATAAGATGCTGCTGCTTTCTTGCACATTGAGTGAGACACGTTGAGTATATTCTAATGACACGCAAGGCAGACtcctgatggacacacacacacacacacacacacacacaagaacatgCATACACACGTACTGCAAGAGTATGAGCTAAAACATTGTGATAGAAATGGTACGAGCACGTTGAACAATGGTGTGTTGGTTGCATGCCTTGAAATGTGACAGGTCCACGGCGGTACTCGgcggccccccccccacccggccTGGCAGactcggggtggggggggggaattgcaCGCCCATCGCAGCAACCGCTACAGTTCGTATCGACGCCTTCatccaataaaaacaaacggtgGTTCATTTTTAGCGATTTCGGTGTGGACGAAGCTCCCGGACGCCGTCGCGTAGAACCGTCTCCCTCCTGCTGGCTTTGTCTTCACGACGCGTGAAGCACACGGGGAACCGAGGGAGGGGCGGAGAGTGTGAATTTGGGTAAAAGCGAGAGAGTTTGGGTctctttattgtttgtttttttggggacggggtgAACAT comes from Pseudoliparis swirei isolate HS2019 ecotype Mariana Trench chromosome 20, NWPU_hadal_v1, whole genome shotgun sequence and encodes:
- the cab39 gene encoding calcium-binding protein 39 gives rise to the protein MPFPFGKSHKSPADIVKNLKDSMTVLEKHDISDKKAEKATEEVSKSLVAMKEILYGTNEKEPQTEAVAQLAQELYNSGLLSTLVADLQLIDFEGKKDVAQIFNNILRRQIGTRTPTVEYLCTQQNILFMLLKGYESSEIALNCGIMLRECIRHEPLAKITLLSEQFYDFFRYVEMSTFDIASDAFATFKDLLTRHKLLSAEFLEQHYDRFFSEYEKLLHSENYVTKRQSLKLLGELLLDRHNFTIMTKYISRPENLKLMMNLLRDKSRNIQFEAFHVFKVFVANPNKTQPILDILLKNQAKLIEFLSKFQNDRTEDEQFNDEKTYLVKQIRDLKRPAPQEA